In Actinoplanes sp. NBC_00393, a single genomic region encodes these proteins:
- a CDS encoding SDR family oxidoreductase, producing MTVVVVTGGTRGIGHGLVRAFLAEGASVAYCGRSLPDDGPPEALAMVADVTDRADVRMLWDAAVDKFGKVDIWVNNAGMSNSRRPLWELDPAEIDSVVQLNLQGTLHASAVVLEAMLAQGHGALWNMEGLGSNGQIVPGLTPYGATKRALTYATLAMAKELKGKPVKVALLSPGMVVTDLLIQDYDPAELEKAKRIFNILADRVETVTPWLARKVLAGTSNGGRVAWLTSRKAAYRFATAAFRKRDVFGEP from the coding sequence ATGACCGTCGTGGTGGTGACCGGCGGGACCCGCGGGATCGGGCATGGCCTGGTCCGCGCCTTCCTCGCCGAGGGGGCGTCGGTGGCGTACTGCGGGCGTTCGCTGCCCGACGACGGCCCGCCGGAGGCGCTGGCCATGGTCGCGGACGTCACCGATCGCGCCGACGTGCGCATGCTCTGGGACGCCGCCGTCGACAAGTTCGGGAAAGTCGACATCTGGGTCAACAACGCCGGGATGTCGAACTCGCGCCGGCCGCTGTGGGAGCTGGATCCCGCCGAGATCGACTCGGTCGTGCAGCTCAACCTGCAGGGCACTCTGCACGCGAGCGCGGTCGTCCTGGAGGCGATGCTGGCACAGGGGCACGGCGCGCTCTGGAACATGGAGGGGCTCGGCTCCAACGGGCAGATCGTTCCGGGCCTCACCCCGTACGGCGCGACCAAGCGGGCCCTCACCTACGCCACGCTCGCCATGGCGAAGGAGCTGAAGGGCAAACCGGTCAAGGTGGCGCTGCTCTCCCCCGGCATGGTCGTCACCGACCTGCTCATCCAGGACTACGACCCGGCCGAACTGGAGAAAGCCAAGAGGATCTTCAACATCCTGGCCGACCGGGTCGAGACGGTCACCCCCTGGCTGGCCCGCAAGGTGCTGGCCGGTACGAGCAACGGCGGCCGGGTCGCGTGGCTGACCAGCCGCAAGGCCGCCTATCGGTTCGCCACCGCGGCCTTCCGCAAGCGCGACGTCTTCGGGGAGCCGTGA